From Roseateles sp. SL47:
GCGTCCGGCCAGATGATGCCGCGCTCATCATGGTTCTGCTCGATGGCCGCCCCCAGGATGCGGGTGACGCCGATGCCGTAGCAGCCCATTTCCATCAGCTGCGGCTTGCCGTTTTCGTCGAGGTAGGTGGCATTCATCGCGGCGGAATACTTGGTGCCGAGATAGAACACATGGCCCACTTCGATGCCGCGCTGGATGGCCAGCACGCCCTTGCCGTCCGGCGAGGGGTCGCCAGCAACCACGTTGCGGATGTCGGCCACCACATCGGGCTCGGGCAGGTCACGCCCCCAGTTCACGCCGGTGTAGTGGGCATCCGCCTCGTTGGCGCCGCAGACAAAGTCGGCCATCAGGGCGACAGTGCGGTCCGCCACGATCTTGACGCTGCCGTCGCCTTCGCGCTTGAGTCCGATCGGGCCCAGGTAACCGGGCTTGCTGCCGAAATGCTGCTCGATCTCGGAGACGGTGGCAAAGCGGAAGCCGCCCTTGAGCCCGTCCACCTTGCCGGCCTTGACTTCGTTGAGATCGTGATCACCGCGCACCAGCAGCAGCCAGACTTGCGTCTTCACCACTTCGCCGGCTTCATTGGTCTGGTCCGCCGCCAGCACCAGCGACTTGACGGTCTGCGTCAGCGGCAGTTGCAGCAGCTCGGCCACATCCGCGCAGGTGGACTTGCCCGGCGTGGGCGTCTTGGCGAGCGCCTGCGTGGCGGCCGCCCGGGCAGCCAGCAGCGGCAGCGCTTCGGCCAGCTCGATGTTGGCCGCGTAGGTGCCTTCGGGTGCGTAGATGATGGCGTCTTCGCCGGTCTCGGCGATGACCTGGAACTCATGCGAGCGGTCCCCCCCGATGGCGCCGGTGTCGGCGGCCACGGCGCGGTATTCCAGGCCCAGCCGCTCGAAGATGCGGCAGTAGGCCTGGTACATGTTCTCGTAGCTGCGGCCTGCGGATTCCACGTCACGGTCGAAGGAGTAGGCGTCCTTCATGGTGAACTCGCGGCCCCGCATCACACCGAAGCGGGGGCGGCGCTCGTCCCGGAACTTGGTCTGGATGTGATAGAAGTTTCGGGGCAGTTGCTTGTAGCTGCGCAGCTCCTGGCGGGCGATGTCGGTGATGACTTCTTCCGAGGTAGGCTGGATGATGAAGTCGCGGCCGTGGCGGTCTTTCACGCGCAGCAGCTCGGGGCCCATTTTGTCGAAGCGGCCCGTCTCCTGCCAGAGCTCGGCCGGCTGCACCACCGGCATCAGCAGCTCGATGGCGCCAGCGCGGTTCATCTCCGAACGGATGATGGCTTCCACCTTGCGGATGACCCGCAGCCCCATTGGCATGTAGTTGTACAGGCCAGCGCCCAGGCGCTTGATCATGCCGGCACGCATCATCAGCTTGTGGCTGGCGATTTCCGCGTCGGCGGGGGCTTCCTTGAGGGTGGAGATAAAAAACTGGGAGGCTTTCATGGGCTCGGGAGGGTCTGCGACCGCGCTCGGCCGGATCGACGGAAGGGCCCGTCGGCACGCGGGGAAAAAGAGCGGCAGGACTGAGGGTTAGCGACAATCGCCCCGGTTCTTTGCCCCGGTGCAATAATCGACTCAACGAATGATTTGAGGTTGATTATGCTCGACCGTGAAGGCTTCCGGCCCAACGTCGGCATCATCCTGC
This genomic window contains:
- a CDS encoding proline--tRNA ligase; protein product: MKASQFFISTLKEAPADAEIASHKLMMRAGMIKRLGAGLYNYMPMGLRVIRKVEAIIRSEMNRAGAIELLMPVVQPAELWQETGRFDKMGPELLRVKDRHGRDFIIQPTSEEVITDIARQELRSYKQLPRNFYHIQTKFRDERRPRFGVMRGREFTMKDAYSFDRDVESAGRSYENMYQAYCRIFERLGLEYRAVAADTGAIGGDRSHEFQVIAETGEDAIIYAPEGTYAANIELAEALPLLAARAAATQALAKTPTPGKSTCADVAELLQLPLTQTVKSLVLAADQTNEAGEVVKTQVWLLLVRGDHDLNEVKAGKVDGLKGGFRFATVSEIEQHFGSKPGYLGPIGLKREGDGSVKIVADRTVALMADFVCGANEADAHYTGVNWGRDLPEPDVVADIRNVVAGDPSPDGKGVLAIQRGIEVGHVFYLGTKYSAAMNATYLDENGKPQLMEMGCYGIGVTRILGAAIEQNHDERGIIWPDAIAPFTVVVCPIGMDRSDEVKTAAHQLYQDLLDLGVDVLLDDRGERPGAMFADWELVGVPHRVVISDRGLKEGQVEYQGRREPAATKLALADVVTHLQQRLK